In Polyangia bacterium, a single genomic region encodes these proteins:
- a CDS encoding sigma-54 dependent transcriptional regulator, whose protein sequence is MNDSFSKSRRRLEHVLTPALGSIQTPLPDELTTLTPSPTSGVLAAPQASTPSMCVTFGRLVGQSTRMRKVIDQLKVVAPQNTTLLLEGESGTGKELAAEAVHAASQCRKGLFVVVDCAAVPRNLIEAELFGHERGAFTGAVQAREGAFVRADGGTVFLDEIGELELDIQPRLLRVIETRAIKPVGGSTPRRLNVRIIAATNRDLAREAEQGRFRTDLYYRLAVTRVRMPSLDERQEDIPILCHHVIEDLCERDRKEYGLDARQIAELARRRWPGNVRELRNAIERLTVLGFDDEDEDEHTASSFTPTPTSSDRRFRVAKAEAIASFERHFLTEVMSEHRGNITAAAIAAHVDRVHFLRLLDRHGLRKPRRT, encoded by the coding sequence GTGAACGACTCGTTTTCAAAATCCCGTCGCCGCTTGGAGCACGTGCTCACGCCCGCGCTCGGCTCTATCCAGACGCCGCTGCCGGACGAGCTCACCACGCTGACTCCTTCGCCGACGTCAGGCGTGCTGGCGGCGCCGCAAGCGTCGACGCCCAGCATGTGCGTGACGTTCGGCCGCCTGGTCGGACAAAGCACGCGCATGCGCAAAGTGATCGATCAATTGAAGGTGGTGGCTCCGCAAAACACCACGCTGCTTCTGGAAGGCGAAAGCGGCACCGGCAAAGAGCTGGCGGCCGAGGCGGTGCACGCCGCCAGCCAGTGCCGCAAAGGACTATTCGTGGTGGTCGATTGCGCAGCGGTCCCGCGCAACCTGATCGAGGCCGAGCTTTTCGGACACGAGCGCGGCGCTTTCACCGGCGCGGTGCAAGCGCGCGAGGGCGCCTTCGTGCGCGCGGACGGCGGCACGGTCTTCCTGGACGAGATCGGCGAGCTGGAGCTGGACATCCAGCCGCGCCTTTTGCGGGTGATCGAGACCAGGGCGATCAAACCAGTCGGCGGCTCGACGCCGCGGCGCCTGAACGTGCGCATCATTGCGGCCACCAACCGCGATCTGGCGCGCGAGGCGGAACAGGGCCGCTTCCGCACCGACCTTTATTACCGGCTGGCCGTGACCCGCGTGCGGATGCCGTCGCTGGACGAACGCCAGGAAGACATTCCGATCCTGTGCCACCACGTGATTGAGGATCTGTGCGAGCGCGATCGCAAAGAGTACGGGCTGGACGCGCGCCAGATCGCCGAGCTGGCGCGCCGCCGCTGGCCCGGCAACGTGCGCGAGCTGCGCAACGCCATCGAACGACTGACCGTGCTGGGCTTCGACGACGAAGACGAGGACGAGCACACGGCGTCTTCGTTCACGCCCACGCCCACCTCTTCCGACCGGCGCTTCCGGGTGGCCAAGGCCGAGGCGATCGCCAGCTTTGAACGGCATTTCCTCACCGAGGTGATGAGCGAGCACCGCGGAAACATCACCGCCGCCGCCATCGCCGCGCACGTCGACCGCGTGCACTTCCTGCGTTTGCTGGATCGCCACGGCTTGCGCAAGCCGCGGCGGACCTAG
- a CDS encoding NAD(P)H-dependent oxidoreductase: MSRPVNLIYAHPYPDRSRAGRVLLAAVRDLPGVRVRSLYHLYPDFSVDVEAEREALRASDLIVWQSPFYWYGLPSLLHLWIEKVLAHGWAYGAGGTAVRGKTVLWATTTGAPEGAYAPGQIHGHPFEAFVPAVSQTARFCGMRWVDPPVVVHGAHRIGDAELQAAATDYRQRLQRLVALGSSAGGADA, translated from the coding sequence GTGTCCCGGCCGGTCAACCTCATCTACGCGCACCCGTATCCGGATCGTTCGCGCGCCGGCCGCGTGCTGCTGGCGGCGGTGCGCGATCTGCCGGGCGTTAGGGTGCGCAGCCTTTACCACCTTTATCCCGATTTTTCCGTCGACGTCGAGGCCGAGCGCGAGGCATTGCGGGCGTCCGATCTGATCGTCTGGCAAAGCCCGTTTTACTGGTACGGTCTGCCGTCGCTGCTGCACCTGTGGATCGAAAAGGTGCTGGCGCACGGCTGGGCCTATGGTGCGGGCGGCACCGCGGTGCGCGGCAAGACGGTGCTGTGGGCGACCACCACCGGCGCGCCCGAGGGAGCGTACGCGCCCGGGCAGATACACGGCCATCCGTTCGAAGCGTTCGTTCCCGCGGTTTCGCAGACCGCGCGGTTTTGCGGCATGCGCTGGGTTGATCCACCAGTGGTGGTGCACGGCGCCCACCGCATCGGCGACGCCGAGCTGCAGGCCGCCGCTACCGACTATCGCCAGCGCCTGCAGCGTCTGGTCGCGCTCGGTTCGTCCGCGGGAGGCGCCGATGCATGA
- the hisH gene encoding imidazole glycerol phosphate synthase subunit HisH, with the protein MNARPRVAVADTGSGNLRSVEKALAAAGADVIVTTDADQVAAADKVVVPGQGAFGGCVAGLSRHGGALGQAVRQAIASGRPYLGICLGLQVLFEGSEEDPTCQGLAVLPGRVRRFAETPGLKIPHMGWNATLPTPTQNAPVLAQTPPGTFFYFVHSYYADPARAGDVALQTEHGVRFCAAVARDNIFACQFHPEKSQQAGLGLLRSFVAL; encoded by the coding sequence ATGAACGCCCGACCCCGCGTGGCCGTCGCCGACACCGGCAGCGGCAACCTGCGCAGCGTAGAAAAAGCGCTGGCCGCCGCTGGCGCTGACGTCATCGTCACCACCGACGCCGACCAGGTGGCCGCCGCCGACAAGGTGGTGGTGCCGGGGCAAGGCGCGTTCGGCGGCTGCGTCGCCGGCCTGTCTCGCCACGGGGGGGCGCTGGGGCAAGCGGTGCGGCAGGCCATCGCCAGCGGCCGACCGTACCTGGGCATCTGTCTCGGGCTGCAAGTTTTGTTCGAAGGCAGCGAAGAAGATCCCACCTGCCAGGGCCTGGCCGTGCTGCCGGGGCGGGTGCGCCGCTTCGCCGAGACGCCGGGCCTGAAGATCCCGCACATGGGCTGGAACGCCACGCTGCCGACGCCCACCCAGAACGCGCCGGTGCTGGCGCAGACGCCGCCAGGCACGTTCTTTTATTTTGTACACAGCTATTACGCCGACCCGGCGCGGGCCGGCGACGTCGCGCTGCAGACCGAGCACGGCGTGCGTTTCTGCGCGGCCGTGGCCCGCGACAACATTTTTGCCTGTCAATTTCACCCGGAGAAAAGCCAGCAGGCCGGCCTCGGCTTGCTGCGCAGCTTCGTCGCTTTGTAA
- the kefC gene encoding glutathione-regulated potassium-efflux system protein KefC: protein MHEHSLMFEVMVYLGAAVVFVPLASRLRLGSVLGYLIAGCAIGPFGLGLVSDVKSILHFAEFGVVLMLFLIGLELDPKRLFAMRRPVFGGGSAQMAACGVLLAGGGLLVGLPWQGALVAGLALSLSSTAIAVQTMRERGMLTSPTGATSFSVLLFQDIAAIPLIALVPLLAPAAPGATGSHGWWGGLRVLGAVAAVVVLGRYLTRPLLRMVARTGLREVFTGFSLLLVVGIAQIMNAAGISMALGAFLAGVLLAGSEYRHALETDIEPFKGLLMGLFFIAVGMSIDFALVASEPRLIIALVLALLFLKGLALRLVAGPLGVTAPDRWLFAALLAQGGEFAFVVFGVAGQAHLLPGAWDAILTLVVALSMALTPLLLLLHDQIVRVTAKERPADAVEHDGAPVIIAGFGRFGQIIGRLLFASGLRATVLDHDADQIETMRKFGFRIFYGDATRLDLLHAAGAAQAKLLVLAIDDPASSAKLVDLVRENFPRLHIVARARNISHWVELRKRGVRAVERETFESALRSGRHALEHLGVAPYEARERADRFRRQNVSVLEELLPHFGDEVRRLSTARAGREQLERQFAEDKAALERTQGAWAAEGETRGERAPALAEGGAPRPPSPAPEA, encoded by the coding sequence ATGCATGAGCACAGCCTGATGTTCGAAGTGATGGTGTACCTGGGCGCGGCGGTGGTCTTCGTGCCGCTGGCCAGCCGCCTGCGTCTGGGCTCGGTGCTGGGGTATCTCATCGCCGGCTGCGCCATCGGGCCGTTCGGGCTGGGGTTGGTCAGCGACGTGAAATCGATCCTGCACTTCGCCGAGTTCGGCGTGGTGCTGATGCTTTTTCTCATCGGCCTGGAACTGGATCCCAAGCGGCTGTTCGCCATGCGCCGGCCGGTGTTCGGGGGCGGCTCGGCGCAGATGGCGGCCTGCGGGGTGCTGCTGGCCGGCGGTGGTTTGCTGGTCGGGTTGCCGTGGCAAGGCGCGCTGGTCGCCGGGCTGGCGCTGTCGCTGTCGTCGACGGCGATCGCCGTGCAGACCATGCGTGAACGCGGGATGCTGACTTCGCCCACCGGCGCGACGTCGTTCTCCGTGCTGCTGTTTCAAGACATCGCGGCCATCCCGCTGATCGCGCTCGTGCCTTTGCTGGCGCCGGCGGCGCCGGGCGCCACGGGCTCGCACGGGTGGTGGGGCGGATTGCGCGTGCTGGGCGCGGTGGCGGCGGTGGTGGTCTTGGGGCGGTACCTCACGCGGCCGCTCTTGCGCATGGTGGCCCGCACCGGTCTGCGCGAGGTCTTCACCGGGTTCTCGCTGCTGCTGGTGGTGGGCATCGCGCAGATCATGAACGCCGCCGGGATCTCCATGGCCCTGGGCGCGTTCCTGGCCGGCGTGCTGCTGGCCGGATCGGAATATCGCCACGCCCTGGAGACGGACATCGAGCCCTTCAAGGGCCTCTTGATGGGTCTGTTCTTCATCGCCGTCGGCATGTCCATCGACTTTGCCCTGGTGGCCAGCGAGCCGCGCCTGATCATCGCGCTGGTTTTGGCGCTGCTGTTTTTGAAAGGGCTGGCCCTGCGGCTGGTGGCCGGCCCGCTGGGCGTGACCGCGCCCGATCGCTGGCTGTTCGCCGCGCTGCTGGCCCAAGGCGGCGAGTTCGCCTTCGTCGTGTTCGGCGTGGCCGGGCAGGCGCACCTGCTGCCGGGCGCCTGGGACGCCATTCTCACGCTGGTGGTGGCGCTGTCGATGGCGCTGACGCCGTTGCTGCTGCTCTTGCACGATCAGATCGTGCGCGTCACGGCGAAAGAGCGGCCGGCCGACGCGGTCGAGCACGATGGCGCGCCGGTGATCATCGCCGGCTTCGGACGCTTTGGTCAGATCATCGGACGCTTGCTGTTCGCCTCGGGGTTGCGGGCCACCGTGCTTGATCACGACGCCGACCAGATCGAGACGATGCGCAAGTTTGGGTTTCGCATCTTCTACGGCGATGCCACCCGCTTGGATCTCCTGCACGCCGCCGGCGCGGCGCAGGCCAAGCTGCTGGTGCTAGCCATCGACGATCCAGCGTCCAGCGCCAAGCTGGTCGATCTGGTGCGGGAAAACTTCCCCCGCCTGCACATCGTGGCCCGCGCCCGCAACATCAGTCACTGGGTCGAGCTGCGCAAGCGCGGCGTGCGCGCCGTCGAGCGAGAGACGTTCGAGTCGGCCCTGCGCAGCGGCCGCCACGCGCTGGAGCACCTGGGCGTGGCGCCGTACGAAGCGCGCGAGCGCGCCGATCGCTTTCGCCGTCAGAACGTCAGCGTGCTGGAAGAATTGCTTCCGCACTTTGGCGATGAAGTGCGTCGGCTGTCGACGGCGCGCGCCGGCCGCGAACAACTGGAGAGGCAGTTCGCCGAGGACAAGGCGGCGCTGGAGCGCACGCAGGGCGCCTGGGCGGCCGAGGGCGAGACGCGCGGCGAGCGAGCGCCTGCGCTGGCCGAGGGCGGCGCGCCCCGGCCGCCATCGCCGGCGCCCGAAGCGTGA
- a CDS encoding PEP/pyruvate-binding domain-containing protein — MRFCVPLTLAEPAAPPSDDDGTDWGGKARSLVRLAAAGLPVPPAFVVGASLFRAMRASGPTLPARIDSDGGLIALDRARAALQAAAFPDGFSDELRAQLRRIDATPGARWSVRSSFTSEDQPGALAAGLFQSVLDVATDDVAAAIRTVLGSALQPAALLYARRRRITGDAAAMAVLVHPYVAPQVSGSAAYDPAAGAAPIIDGPEIKLATAARAAIDAAVRALAAAHGAVEIEWVVQACEIVFLQMRPFAAGAEAPRWPGSSALGDGDWRWDASHNPAPLSPAQAGLIRLVDERCRIGLRQRVVGGYLFYNTLTTATTDAAATLADRLAATRDAVDRTLAALPKTPSLESALEAFVSLYQIIFGDLQPAARAARQALRAFMDAHGTTDDATLATLLDDVPSVASERRALAERVRGAPTDDARAHALAAYLERFGDEAAVWDVAAPTFAEDTALLDLRRAREVAGVPGDRSKTTAATLGAALPAADRPRFDHLLGQAREAVAAGEEDDHLYARVQATVRRALLREGRRLRDAGVLAAAADVFWLPLQTVRDQAAGAATLGFREAAARVAQTRAADEAARAHPPPVVPTGRRPTIAGDLLLRGLRGAGGRVVGRAFIYPDPSGAKPDDGCILVARTLLPTELPLLSAVGLITETGGVLGHVAAQARERRIPAVVSAAGACARLHTGDRVLVDGDSGTVLVLAGDIY; from the coding sequence ATGAGGTTCTGCGTGCCGCTGACGCTGGCGGAGCCGGCGGCGCCACCGTCGGACGACGACGGCACCGACTGGGGCGGCAAGGCGCGCTCGCTGGTGCGGCTGGCGGCGGCGGGCCTGCCCGTGCCACCCGCTTTCGTGGTCGGCGCGTCGCTGTTCCGGGCCATGCGGGCATCCGGGCCAACGCTGCCGGCGCGAATTGATAGCGACGGTGGGCTGATCGCGCTGGATCGCGCGCGGGCAGCGCTGCAAGCGGCGGCTTTTCCCGACGGGTTCAGTGACGAGCTGCGCGCGCAGTTGCGGCGCATCGATGCCACACCGGGCGCGCGCTGGTCGGTGCGTTCGTCCTTCACCAGCGAAGACCAGCCGGGCGCGCTGGCGGCGGGTTTGTTTCAGTCAGTGCTCGACGTGGCGACGGACGACGTGGCGGCGGCGATCCGGACCGTGCTGGGGTCAGCGCTGCAACCGGCGGCGCTGCTGTACGCGCGAAGGCGACGGATCACCGGCGATGCCGCGGCGATGGCGGTGCTGGTGCATCCGTACGTGGCGCCCCAGGTGTCCGGCAGCGCGGCGTATGATCCAGCCGCCGGCGCGGCGCCGATCATCGACGGGCCAGAAATAAAATTGGCCACGGCGGCGCGCGCGGCGATCGACGCGGCGGTGCGCGCGCTGGCCGCTGCGCACGGCGCGGTCGAGATCGAATGGGTGGTCCAGGCCTGCGAAATCGTGTTTCTGCAAATGCGGCCGTTCGCGGCCGGCGCAGAGGCTCCCCGGTGGCCTGGATCGTCGGCGCTGGGCGACGGCGATTGGCGCTGGGACGCCAGCCACAACCCCGCGCCGCTGTCGCCCGCCCAGGCGGGATTGATCCGCCTCGTCGACGAACGTTGTCGCATTGGTCTTCGCCAACGGGTGGTCGGCGGATATCTTTTTTACAACACATTGACGACGGCGACCACGGACGCGGCGGCGACTTTAGCCGATCGGTTGGCGGCAACCCGCGACGCGGTCGATCGGACGCTGGCGGCGTTGCCCAAGACGCCCAGCCTGGAGTCAGCGCTGGAGGCATTCGTTTCGCTGTATCAGATCATCTTCGGTGACTTGCAACCGGCGGCGCGCGCGGCCCGGCAGGCGTTGCGGGCATTCATGGACGCCCACGGAACCACCGACGACGCCACGCTGGCGACGCTGCTGGACGACGTTCCCTCGGTCGCCAGCGAGCGGCGCGCCCTGGCCGAGCGCGTTCGCGGCGCGCCGACCGACGACGCGCGCGCCCACGCCCTGGCCGCCTACCTTGAACGCTTCGGTGACGAGGCGGCCGTCTGGGACGTGGCCGCGCCAACGTTCGCCGAGGACACGGCGTTGCTGGACCTTCGCCGCGCCCGTGAAGTCGCTGGCGTGCCCGGCGATCGTTCGAAGACCACCGCCGCCACCCTGGGCGCGGCCTTGCCGGCGGCAGACCGCCCCCGTTTCGATCACTTGCTCGGGCAAGCCCGCGAGGCCGTCGCCGCCGGCGAGGAAGACGATCACCTGTACGCACGCGTGCAAGCGACCGTGCGGCGCGCGCTTTTGCGCGAGGGGCGACGGTTGCGCGACGCGGGCGTCCTGGCCGCCGCCGCCGACGTCTTCTGGTTGCCGCTGCAAACCGTCCGCGACCAAGCGGCCGGGGCGGCGACGCTTGGTTTTCGTGAAGCCGCCGCGCGTGTCGCCCAGACTCGCGCCGCTGACGAAGCCGCGCGGGCCCACCCACCGCCGGTGGTGCCCACGGGTCGGCGCCCGACGATCGCTGGCGATCTGCTGCTGCGCGGCCTGCGCGGCGCCGGCGGCCGCGTGGTCGGACGCGCGTTCATCTATCCCGATCCGAGCGGCGCCAAACCCGACGACGGCTGCATCCTGGTCGCCCGCACCTTGCTGCCCACCGAGCTGCCGCTGCTGTCAGCCGTCGGCTTGATCACCGAAACCGGCGGCGTCCTGGGCCACGTCGCCGCCCAGGCCCGCGAACGCCGCATCCCGGCCGTGGTCAGCGCGGCCGGCGCCTGTGCCCGTCTGCACACCGGCGATCGGGTGCTGGTCGACGGCGACAGCGGAACGGTGCTGGTTCTCGCCGGCGATATATATTGA
- a CDS encoding nitrate- and nitrite sensing domain-containing protein — protein sequence MSLSSSDASRVLRFCLVADDAGTVEERDDGACVVTIVTARPTYQVHSFEEASFESALRAAAAGGVLRAACVEKQIAFTMRQDPLGDAAAARSPGRGGGGDAVAAGAAASAFLSLADAVGGLVHETQRERGVSTLFVGSGGHLVGDELTAQWKRTDRQRAALFEIVGRDLGALPAAVQRRFQHASSLLGAIDGTRNAVVGARVEAARVIEVYSALNAALLGAIEAYMTATVAGVSRNDALACVVLLHAKEKVGIERAQLTVAFLRDRFEQGQRLSVASLIAAQATYLHIFSATAPQAGEQALHQALTSPAAVEVQRMESVVFMDGDAGLGIDASTWFRTVSRKIDLLGDVSTAMLGTLRAQR from the coding sequence ATGTCGCTCTCCAGCTCCGATGCTTCTCGCGTTTTGCGGTTCTGCCTGGTCGCCGATGACGCGGGCACTGTCGAAGAGCGCGACGACGGGGCGTGCGTGGTCACCATCGTGACCGCGCGGCCGACGTACCAGGTTCATTCGTTCGAAGAGGCGTCGTTTGAATCCGCGCTGCGGGCGGCGGCCGCCGGTGGCGTGTTACGCGCGGCGTGTGTCGAGAAGCAGATCGCCTTCACCATGCGCCAGGATCCTCTCGGTGACGCGGCGGCGGCTCGCTCGCCCGGGCGCGGTGGCGGCGGTGATGCGGTTGCTGCCGGCGCGGCAGCGTCCGCCTTCCTGTCGCTGGCCGACGCGGTCGGTGGTTTGGTGCACGAGACCCAGCGCGAACGTGGCGTGTCGACGTTGTTCGTCGGCTCGGGCGGCCACTTGGTGGGCGACGAATTGACCGCTCAGTGGAAGCGCACCGATCGACAGCGAGCGGCGCTGTTCGAGATCGTCGGGCGCGACCTGGGCGCGCTGCCGGCGGCGGTGCAGCGGCGTTTCCAGCACGCCAGCAGCTTGCTGGGCGCCATCGACGGCACCCGCAACGCGGTGGTGGGCGCGCGCGTGGAGGCGGCGCGGGTGATCGAGGTGTATTCGGCGCTGAACGCCGCGCTGCTGGGCGCGATCGAAGCGTACATGACCGCGACGGTGGCCGGGGTTTCACGCAACGACGCCCTGGCGTGCGTCGTTCTGCTGCACGCCAAAGAGAAAGTAGGAATCGAACGCGCGCAGCTGACGGTGGCGTTCTTGCGCGATCGTTTCGAACAAGGCCAGCGGCTGTCGGTGGCGTCGTTGATCGCCGCGCAGGCGACGTACCTGCACATCTTTTCGGCCACCGCGCCCCAGGCGGGCGAGCAGGCGCTGCACCAGGCCCTGACGTCACCGGCGGCGGTCGAGGTGCAGCGCATGGAGAGCGTGGTGTTCATGGACGGCGACGCTGGCTTGGGAATCGACGCCAGCACCTGGTTCCGCACCGTCTCGCGCAAGATTGACCTCCTCGGTGACGTCTCGACCGCCATGCTGGGCACCTTGCGGGCACAGCGCTAA
- a CDS encoding CAP domain-containing protein, whose protein sequence is MRRLFLAAPAAWLLIAGCDRGTPAIDVVRASLGLPSGDYPNYDERVALYATNRARTDPTAEGWPTYPAQPPLLWQVDLNHSARTHSQDMHDTPCFQHNSCDGTDAFARVEMYYTGPWMEIGENISAGKSVSDGFIAIHNWIYEIGAAAGETGHRDNIFSAKFTLLGNGFVPGGTAFQNYWTQDFIGTPVTHPRLCDGIHFPGMIAAGGATTFGTTYYDAGGAAPTRIAVVVDGVCNLLGLAHGTAARGAYETKMSLAVGCHPYFFLSTTAGADATYPDSGALQAGIGVDVTSCPLAATTRAANSCAATVDGGAPPDAPVAGSGGRGGSGSGGSSSGGASGSGGAGGAGGAGDPGGSGGAMDPGSGSGGAFDPDGRGGVPDPGSGNSGNADGGVAPVPTPPNRNGISGAVGCAVGSAGRVANSGRAWLVLAFVVGAWTRSRRPRR, encoded by the coding sequence GTGCGCCGTTTGTTCTTGGCCGCGCCCGCCGCTTGGTTGTTGATTGCCGGCTGCGATCGCGGGACGCCCGCCATCGACGTCGTGCGTGCCTCGCTGGGCCTGCCGTCGGGTGACTACCCGAACTACGACGAACGCGTGGCCCTTTACGCCACCAACCGCGCGCGCACCGATCCCACCGCCGAGGGCTGGCCGACGTACCCAGCGCAACCACCGTTGCTGTGGCAGGTCGATCTGAATCATTCGGCCCGCACCCATTCGCAGGACATGCACGATACCCCTTGTTTTCAGCACAATTCGTGCGACGGCACGGACGCCTTCGCCCGCGTGGAGATGTATTACACCGGTCCGTGGATGGAGATCGGCGAGAACATCTCGGCCGGCAAGTCGGTCAGCGACGGGTTCATCGCCATTCACAACTGGATCTACGAGATCGGGGCCGCCGCTGGCGAGACCGGTCATCGCGACAACATCTTCTCGGCGAAGTTCACGCTGCTGGGCAACGGGTTCGTCCCGGGCGGGACGGCCTTTCAGAACTACTGGACGCAGGACTTCATCGGCACGCCGGTCACCCACCCGCGTCTCTGCGACGGCATTCATTTCCCCGGGATGATCGCCGCTGGCGGCGCCACCACCTTCGGCACCACGTACTACGACGCGGGCGGCGCCGCGCCGACCCGCATCGCGGTGGTCGTCGACGGTGTTTGCAACCTGCTGGGCTTGGCACACGGGACCGCGGCGCGCGGCGCCTACGAGACCAAAATGTCCCTGGCCGTTGGCTGCCATCCGTACTTTTTCTTGTCCACCACCGCCGGCGCCGACGCCACCTATCCAGACAGCGGCGCGCTGCAAGCGGGAATCGGCGTGGACGTCACATCTTGTCCGCTGGCGGCGACCACGCGCGCGGCGAACAGTTGCGCGGCCACCGTCGACGGAGGCGCACCGCCGGACGCTCCCGTCGCCGGCAGCGGTGGCCGCGGCGGCTCGGGATCGGGTGGCAGCAGCAGCGGCGGCGCCAGTGGCAGCGGCGGTGCGGGCGGCGCGGGCGGCGCGGGTGATCCGGGCGGCAGCGGCGGTGCGATGGATCCCGGCAGCGGCAGCGGCGGCGCCTTTGATCCGGACGGCCGCGGTGGTGTGCCCGATCCCGGCAGCGGCAACAGCGGGAACGCCGACGGTGGCGTGGCGCCGGTGCCCACGCCGCCGAACCGCAACGGGATCTCCGGCGCGGTCGGCTGCGCGGTCGGGTCCGCCGGTCGGGTCGCGAACAGCGGCCGCGCCTGGTTGGTCCTGGCTTTTGTCGTGGGCGCGTGGACGCGGTCGCGCCGTCCTCGTCGCTGA
- the hisB gene encoding imidazoleglycerol-phosphate dehydratase HisB, with amino-acid sequence MMRRAKIERNTNETQIQLALGLDGSGTRKIATPVPFFNHMLEAVARHGFYDLEVTAKGDVEVDAHHTVEDVGICLGQAFREALGDRSGITRYGDALLPMDETLVSAAVDFGGRAAFVYKADAIRGKWIGTFDAELAREFFGGFVGAALCNLHLEVRYGENAHHIVEALFKAFARATSTAVRLDPRVVGVPSTKGTLTA; translated from the coding sequence ATAATGCGACGGGCCAAGATCGAACGAAACACCAACGAGACGCAGATTCAGCTGGCTTTGGGGTTGGACGGCAGTGGCACGCGCAAGATCGCCACGCCGGTCCCTTTCTTCAACCATATGCTGGAAGCGGTGGCCCGCCACGGGTTTTACGACCTTGAGGTGACGGCCAAAGGCGACGTCGAGGTCGACGCCCACCACACCGTGGAAGACGTCGGCATCTGCCTCGGCCAGGCCTTTCGCGAGGCGCTCGGTGATCGCAGCGGCATCACTCGCTACGGCGACGCGCTTTTGCCGATGGATGAAACGCTGGTGTCGGCGGCGGTCGACTTTGGCGGGCGCGCGGCCTTCGTGTACAAGGCCGACGCCATCCGGGGCAAATGGATCGGCACCTTCGACGCCGAGCTGGCCCGCGAATTCTTCGGCGGCTTCGTCGGGGCGGCGCTGTGCAACCTGCACCTGGAAGTGCGCTACGGCGAAAACGCCCACCACATCGTCGAGGCGCTGTTCAAAGCGTTCGCCCGCGCCACCTCTACCGCTGTCCGCCTGGACCCGCGGGTGGTCGGCGTCCCGTCGACCAAAGGGACGTTGACCGCCTGA
- the hisA gene encoding 1-(5-phosphoribosyl)-5-[(5-phosphoribosylamino)methylideneamino]imidazole-4-carboxamide isomerase, with the protein MLIFPAIDLLNGNAVRLQQGRRDSATIYSAEPWEVARSWSGLGVPRVHVVDLDAAFARRDGSDANNRATIKKIVAAAGVDVEVGGGVRSLEDCGKLFDVGVKYVVLGTAAIKDPAFVAAACAHYPQRMVIAVDARAGKVSVEGWTEDTARDALEIGAEVARAGAGAVLYTDIGRDGMRTGPNLEATARLGRHIAPCPVIASGGVSRLDDIDMLISTGASAVVIGKALYEGVFTVAEALARAKRPAGAPL; encoded by the coding sequence ATGCTGATTTTCCCCGCCATCGATCTGCTGAACGGAAACGCCGTGCGCCTGCAACAAGGACGGCGCGACAGCGCCACCATCTACTCGGCCGAGCCGTGGGAGGTGGCGCGTAGCTGGTCGGGGCTGGGCGTGCCGCGCGTACACGTCGTCGACCTGGACGCCGCCTTCGCCCGCCGCGACGGCAGCGACGCCAACAACCGCGCCACCATCAAGAAGATCGTCGCCGCCGCCGGCGTCGACGTCGAGGTGGGCGGCGGCGTGCGCTCGCTCGAGGACTGCGGCAAGCTTTTCGACGTGGGCGTCAAGTACGTGGTGCTGGGAACAGCGGCCATCAAGGACCCGGCCTTCGTCGCCGCCGCCTGCGCGCACTATCCGCAGCGCATGGTGATCGCCGTGGACGCGCGCGCCGGCAAGGTCTCCGTCGAAGGATGGACCGAGGACACCGCCCGCGACGCCCTGGAGATCGGCGCCGAGGTGGCGCGGGCCGGCGCCGGCGCCGTGCTGTACACCGACATCGGTCGCGACGGCATGCGCACCGGGCCCAATCTGGAGGCGACGGCGCGCCTCGGCCGCCACATCGCCCCCTGCCCGGTGATCGCCTCGGGCGGCGTGTCGCGGCTGGACGACATTGACATGCTGATCAGCACCGGCGCCTCCGCCGTGGTGATCGGCAAGGCCCTGTATGAAGGCGTCTTCACCGTCGCAGAGGCGCTGGCCCGGGCGAAACGCCCGGCGGGAGCCCCGTTGTAA